A stretch of DNA from Phragmitibacter flavus:
CCTGAAACCTGACGCAAGTGGGAAACCACTGTCAGCACTCAACAATCGGAGAGCCGGATGCGGGAAACCCGCCAGTCCGGTTCGGAGGGAGGGGCGGCGCAAACCAATGCGCCGTCCCTACCCCTATGATGGAGAGCCGACGTTGCGTCGGACTACCAGTAGCCTGACACCGGCACGGACATGACCCTGCCATGGCGGCACTTTGTGGTCATCAAGGCCAGAAAAGCTGGCGAGTTTCAATTTTTATTTGCAGGCAATTCTTTTGGCTCTAATATTCAACCAAATGGTTGAATATGACTCAGAACTGTTGGATCGGACTTTTGCGGCGTTGGCTGATCCGACGCGCCGGCAGATTCTGGCGCAGCTGGCGAACGGGGATGAGTGCGTGACGGATCTGGCGCGGTCGCATGCTCATGCGATGTCGCTGGCGGCGGTGTCGAAACATCTGGGGGTGTTGGAGAAGGCGGGGCTGGTGAAGCGCGAGCGTTTGGGGCGGGTGCATTCGCTGGCGTTGGGCGCCAAGCCGATGCAGGAGGCGCTGGGGTGGGTTGATCGTTACCGGAGATTCTGGGAGGCGAATCTCGACCAGTTTGAAGACTATTTGGAGACACTTAAAAATCAGAAAACCAACGAGAAACCAGAAACACCAGATGAACTTGATCACCAAAAATGAAGTGGAGAAACCGGACAACGCGACCTTGATCGTGAGGCGGGTATTGAATGCATCGCCGGAGCTGGCGTTTGAAGCGTGGACTTCGGCAGAGCATGTGAAGCATTGGATGCGGCCGGAGCCGGGGATGGTGATTCCTTGGGCGATGATGGATGTGCGGGTGGGTGGGAAGTTCCGTATTCAGATGCAGAATGAGGAAGGGGAGTATTTCACGGCGGTGGGCGAGTTCCGGGAGGT
This window harbors:
- a CDS encoding SRPBCC family protein, translating into MNLITKNEVEKPDNATLIVRRVLNASPELAFEAWTSAEHVKHWMRPEPGMVIPWAMMDVRVGGKFRIQMQNEEGEYFTAVGEFREVQVPERLVYTWDWEKDGSGEEFGEVEGKTSLITVEFLRRGDRTELVLMHTRFATVESRDSHAGGWSRIVETLAEFLEKK
- a CDS encoding ArsR/SmtB family transcription factor → MVEYDSELLDRTFAALADPTRRQILAQLANGDECVTDLARSHAHAMSLAAVSKHLGVLEKAGLVKRERLGRVHSLALGAKPMQEALGWVDRYRRFWEANLDQFEDYLETLKNQKTNEKPETPDELDHQK